One stretch of Siphonobacter curvatus DNA includes these proteins:
- a CDS encoding ATP-grasp domain-containing protein, protein MPFSFLCIATYFKGNEFLKSCKEAGNTVYLLTEKKLEHKPWLRSHIDELFFVETPDHGVLDLNDTAKGLAYALRSRKIDRIVALDDFDVEKGAFFRETFRLPGMGQTVARYFRDKLAMRMKAAEAGLRVPAFSALFNDAEVNAFADSVTFPVVIKPRGEASTAGIRKVWNKDELWQVIHSLGDRRHEFLVEEFKPGHVYHVDALTYKGKVQFNWVSQYLSTPMEVAHGGGVFRSVTTPFGSAEEKALRAFNEKLLTAFGLEYSASHSEFIQCHEDGEFYFLETASRVGGAHLAEMVEAASGINLWREWARIETATAAGTTYELPELKPTYSGIIISLAREQWPDMNGYLAPEIWWRMQEEYHIGLIVQSENHDRVLELLDEYTTKIYAEVHASAPVRDTPSH, encoded by the coding sequence ATGCCTTTCTCCTTTCTGTGTATTGCTACGTATTTTAAAGGAAACGAATTTTTAAAGTCCTGCAAGGAGGCCGGAAATACGGTCTATCTGCTGACGGAGAAAAAACTCGAACACAAACCCTGGCTTCGCTCGCACATCGACGAACTATTTTTTGTCGAAACACCCGATCATGGGGTATTGGATCTGAACGATACGGCGAAGGGGCTGGCGTATGCCCTTCGAAGTCGCAAGATTGACCGGATCGTAGCTCTCGATGATTTCGATGTCGAAAAAGGAGCTTTTTTCCGGGAAACTTTTCGTCTGCCGGGTATGGGGCAAACCGTCGCCCGGTACTTTCGGGATAAGCTGGCCATGCGAATGAAAGCCGCCGAAGCAGGCTTGCGGGTACCGGCGTTTTCAGCCTTATTCAACGATGCGGAAGTCAATGCCTTTGCCGATTCCGTCACCTTTCCCGTCGTAATAAAACCCCGGGGAGAAGCCTCCACCGCGGGCATTCGAAAGGTCTGGAACAAGGATGAACTCTGGCAGGTCATTCATAGCTTGGGCGACCGGCGACACGAGTTTCTCGTTGAAGAGTTCAAGCCCGGTCACGTCTACCACGTCGATGCATTGACGTATAAGGGGAAAGTACAGTTCAACTGGGTCAGCCAGTACCTGAGTACGCCGATGGAAGTCGCTCACGGGGGAGGGGTCTTCCGCTCCGTTACAACCCCCTTTGGTTCTGCCGAAGAGAAAGCCCTGCGAGCCTTCAACGAAAAGCTACTAACGGCGTTTGGCCTGGAATACTCGGCCAGTCATTCCGAATTCATTCAATGCCACGAAGACGGGGAATTTTACTTTCTCGAAACGGCGTCCAGAGTGGGAGGTGCCCATCTGGCCGAAATGGTGGAAGCCGCCAGTGGCATTAACCTGTGGCGGGAATGGGCCCGCATTGAAACGGCTACGGCTGCGGGTACCACGTACGAATTACCTGAATTGAAGCCTACCTATTCCGGGATTATTATTTCATTAGCCCGGGAGCAATGGCCGGATATGAATGGTTACCTAGCTCCCGAAATCTGGTGGCGAATGCAGGAAGAATACCATATAGGTCTGATCGTGCAGAGCGAAAACCACGATCGGGTCCTGGAATTGCTGGATGAGTATACTACCAAAATCTACGCGGAAGTACACGCTTCAGCTCCGGTTCGGGATACGCCCAGTCACTAA
- a CDS encoding MFS transporter — translation MDSSPGQSSIYSFQFWLLCASNFLFTASFNMMIPELPGYLSALGGREYVGLVISLFTLTAGISRPFSGKLTDTVGRVPIMAFGSLVCFVCGLLYPFMSSVYAFLLLRLFHGFSTGFKPTATSAYVADVMPEDRRGEALSMLGISASIGMSAGPPLGSWLTAAFSIDTMFYVSSLFAFLSIGILTNLKETLERRQRFSPRLLLIKKNEIFEPRVLAPAVVMLLSSYAIGLILTIGPDLSLSVGIYNKGLFFMTYTISSLLIRLVAGKASDRFGRVKVLRMSILVQVIAMLGLAFADNLYMVLAMAFLFGVPWGLNTPALQAWTVDLANPLYRGRAVATTYIALEVGIGIGALTSGWLHNHLRNSYQINFLICSVITSGALLYLSLRKSPALTM, via the coding sequence ATGGATTCCAGCCCCGGTCAATCGAGTATCTATAGCTTCCAATTTTGGCTTCTGTGTGCCAGTAACTTCCTTTTCACCGCCAGCTTCAACATGATGATTCCCGAGCTGCCGGGTTACCTTTCTGCCTTAGGCGGCCGTGAATACGTAGGCCTGGTTATCAGTTTGTTTACGCTGACGGCCGGTATTTCAAGACCTTTTTCGGGAAAACTAACCGATACCGTAGGCCGCGTACCCATTATGGCCTTTGGGTCGCTGGTGTGCTTTGTCTGTGGGTTACTGTATCCCTTCATGAGTAGTGTATATGCCTTCTTGCTACTGCGGCTCTTTCACGGGTTTTCGACGGGTTTTAAGCCTACGGCTACTTCGGCTTACGTGGCGGATGTCATGCCCGAGGACCGGCGGGGTGAAGCCCTGAGTATGCTCGGTATTTCGGCCAGTATCGGCATGTCGGCGGGACCACCGCTGGGGAGCTGGCTAACGGCGGCGTTTTCGATTGATACCATGTTTTACGTTTCGTCGCTGTTTGCCTTTCTGTCGATTGGTATTCTGACGAATTTGAAAGAAACCCTCGAACGGCGGCAACGCTTTTCACCGCGACTGCTACTCATCAAGAAAAACGAAATCTTTGAACCCCGCGTACTGGCTCCCGCGGTGGTGATGTTGCTCAGTAGTTACGCGATTGGCTTAATTCTCACCATCGGTCCGGATCTATCGCTTTCGGTGGGCATTTACAATAAAGGTCTGTTTTTCATGACCTACACCATTTCGTCACTGCTGATTCGGCTGGTGGCGGGGAAAGCCTCCGACCGCTTCGGTCGCGTCAAAGTATTACGAATGTCGATTCTGGTGCAGGTTATCGCCATGTTAGGCCTAGCTTTTGCGGATAATTTGTACATGGTACTGGCTATGGCCTTTCTCTTTGGCGTTCCCTGGGGACTCAATACACCGGCTCTACAGGCTTGGACCGTCGATTTGGCGAATCCCTTGTACCGAGGCCGGGCCGTAGCCACCACGTATATCGCTCTGGAAGTAGGGATCGGAATCGGAGCTTTAACCTCGGGCTGGCTACACAATCATTTACGAAACAGTTATCAGATCAATTTCCTGATTTGCAGCGTGATTACCTCGGGAGCATTATTGTATCTTTCCCTCCGCAAATCACCCGCCCTGACGATGTAA
- a CDS encoding TerC family protein, which produces MEFPNLAEPAVLISLLTLSFLEIVLGVDNIIFISIIVDKLQRAQQKQARTIGLLLAMVFRIILLFGITSLLRLTTPLFEVPFILEHGTTEPVGISWKDLILLGGGLFLVGKSTLEIHHKLQASAESSLGAAKYSSLMATIIQIVLVDAVFSIDSILTAVGLVENVWIMIIAVVISMGIMLAFSGIIADFINRNPTLQILALSFLIAIGIMLVAEAFHQEVNKAYLYVAMAFSLTVELINMRLRKNTEMVRLNDQEMPDYADTGEKE; this is translated from the coding sequence ATGGAATTTCCGAACCTGGCCGAACCGGCCGTATTGATTAGTCTTCTGACCTTATCGTTTTTGGAAATCGTACTTGGGGTAGATAATATCATCTTTATCTCCATCATTGTCGACAAACTCCAACGGGCTCAGCAAAAGCAGGCCCGGACGATCGGTCTGTTACTGGCGATGGTATTTCGGATTATTCTCCTCTTTGGAATTACTTCTCTACTACGACTCACGACGCCACTGTTTGAAGTACCGTTCATTCTTGAACATGGCACGACCGAACCCGTGGGAATCAGCTGGAAAGACTTGATTTTGCTGGGTGGAGGATTATTTCTGGTGGGGAAAAGTACGCTCGAAATTCACCATAAGTTACAAGCGTCGGCCGAGTCTTCTTTAGGAGCTGCCAAGTATTCCAGTCTGATGGCGACGATCATTCAGATCGTACTAGTCGATGCCGTATTTTCGATTGACAGTATCCTGACGGCCGTAGGCCTAGTGGAGAATGTCTGGATTATGATCATCGCCGTAGTGATTTCAATGGGCATCATGCTGGCCTTTTCGGGCATCATTGCTGATTTCATCAACCGAAATCCGACCTTGCAGATTCTGGCTTTGTCCTTTCTCATTGCCATTGGAATCATGCTCGTGGCCGAAGCCTTTCACCAGGAAGTCAACAAAGCGTATCTGTACGTAGCAATGGCCTTCTCCCTGACCGTCGAGCTGATTAACATGCGACTACGGAAGAATACGGAGATGGTCCGGCTGAATGATCAGGAAATGCCGGATTATGCCGATACGGGTGAGAAAGAGTAA
- a CDS encoding SDR family NAD(P)-dependent oxidoreductase has protein sequence MARKSRFFSLALGVGLVWAARQLVRYSRRFDVRNKVVLITGGSRGLGLVLARQLATQQAKLILVARDADELQQAEESIAELGAEVISIACDMTNPAEVEDMIEESLNYYGRIDVLINNAGIIQIGPVDNMTLQEYDEAMETHFFGPLHAIRAVLPHMKARQEGRIVNISSIAGKVAVPHLLPYSASKFALSGLSKGLRTELLHQGIHVTTVYPGLMRTGSPRHAIVKGEHQKEYAWFKIADSLPLLTVSAEHAAQQIIEALKQGRAELTVSVPAKLLAALDHLFPELAADIFGITNRFLPQPVPEAANPRKHGYEVESKITHNGITQPSDEAAVENNEF, from the coding sequence ATGGCACGCAAATCTCGTTTCTTCTCTCTGGCCCTGGGCGTGGGTCTTGTATGGGCAGCCCGCCAGTTGGTACGCTATAGTCGACGTTTCGACGTTCGTAATAAAGTAGTACTCATTACGGGAGGGTCGCGGGGCCTCGGCTTGGTACTGGCACGTCAATTAGCCACCCAGCAGGCCAAATTAATTCTGGTCGCTCGTGATGCGGATGAACTTCAACAAGCCGAAGAATCGATTGCCGAACTGGGAGCAGAAGTCATCTCCATTGCCTGTGATATGACGAACCCTGCCGAAGTGGAGGATATGATTGAAGAAAGTCTCAATTACTACGGTCGCATCGATGTACTCATCAACAACGCGGGTATTATTCAGATTGGCCCCGTAGACAATATGACGCTTCAGGAGTATGACGAAGCCATGGAAACCCATTTCTTCGGTCCACTCCATGCGATTCGAGCCGTATTGCCACACATGAAGGCTCGTCAGGAAGGGCGTATCGTTAATATATCTTCCATTGCTGGAAAAGTAGCTGTACCGCACCTGCTCCCCTACTCAGCCAGTAAGTTTGCTTTGAGTGGACTCTCCAAAGGATTGCGTACGGAACTTCTGCATCAGGGCATTCACGTCACGACCGTATATCCGGGATTGATGCGTACGGGTAGCCCACGGCACGCCATCGTGAAAGGAGAACATCAGAAAGAGTATGCCTGGTTTAAAATTGCGGATTCCCTCCCCTTACTGACGGTCAGTGCGGAACATGCCGCCCAACAGATTATTGAAGCCTTAAAGCAAGGAAGAGCGGAACTAACGGTGAGTGTACCCGCAAAACTGCTGGCTGCGTTGGATCATCTGTTCCCGGAGTTGGCAGCCGACATCTTTGGCATTACCAACCGATTTTTGCCTCAGCCCGTACCCGAAGCGGCCAATCCCCGCAAGCACGGGTACGAAGTGGAGTCAAAGATTACACACAATGGCATAACCCAGCCTAGCGATGAAGCTGCTGTGGAAAATAACGAGTTTTAG
- a CDS encoding homoserine kinase: protein MESIKVFAPATVANVACGFDIFGFAVDNPGDEIILRKKVTPGLEIVKIEGDQGRLSLDPEKNTACISMLAYLKHLNANQGISIELRKKMPLGSGLGSSAASSVAGVFALNELMGRPMDQIDLLPFAMEGERFASGTPHADNVAPSLLGGFIAIRSYEPKLDVVKIDTPAELFATIVHPQIEVNTRDARNILRKETSLKNTITQMGNVAGLVAGLMKGDYGLISRSLVDVIIEPVRSILIPGFDEVKHAAIEAGALGCSISGAGPSMFALSKDRDTAKKVGEAMQRAFASVQIESEIYVSSINQNGPVVIG from the coding sequence ATGGAATCCATCAAAGTCTTCGCTCCGGCGACCGTAGCCAACGTGGCCTGCGGATTTGACATTTTCGGTTTTGCCGTCGATAATCCCGGCGATGAGATTATTCTCCGCAAAAAGGTTACGCCCGGCCTGGAAATCGTAAAAATTGAAGGCGATCAGGGACGATTGTCACTCGATCCGGAAAAAAATACGGCCTGTATTTCGATGCTGGCGTACCTCAAGCATCTCAATGCCAACCAGGGGATTAGTATCGAGTTACGGAAAAAAATGCCCCTGGGTAGCGGTCTCGGCTCTTCGGCTGCGAGTTCCGTAGCGGGTGTATTCGCTCTGAATGAACTCATGGGTCGACCCATGGATCAAATTGATTTATTGCCTTTCGCCATGGAAGGCGAGCGATTTGCCAGCGGTACGCCCCACGCCGATAACGTGGCTCCGAGTTTGCTGGGTGGTTTTATTGCCATTCGCAGCTACGAACCCAAACTCGACGTGGTGAAGATTGATACCCCCGCCGAGCTGTTTGCGACCATCGTCCACCCACAAATTGAGGTAAATACCAGAGACGCCCGCAATATCCTCCGGAAAGAAACGTCGCTGAAAAATACCATTACCCAAATGGGTAACGTAGCTGGACTGGTAGCCGGCCTTATGAAGGGTGATTACGGACTGATTTCCCGCAGTTTGGTTGATGTGATTATCGAACCCGTACGTTCCATCTTGATTCCAGGTTTTGACGAGGTCAAACACGCGGCGATTGAAGCGGGGGCGCTGGGTTGTAGTATCTCGGGAGCAGGTCCATCCATGTTTGCCCTGAGCAAAGATCGGGATACGGCTAAAAAAGTGGGAGAGGCGATGCAACGGGCCTTTGCCAGCGTACAAATTGAAAGTGAAATCTACGTTTCCAGCATCAATCAGAATGGCCCGGTTGTAATTGGTTAA
- a CDS encoding transglutaminase family protein → MNYKLVHQTQYTYTGNVNNYHGIACLMPKISPRQNCTNFALQITPMPDEISQRTDYFGNTLHHFSIHQPHTQLTVLATSMIETRSSIITDLFMTNREVKEQLRTNHALKTQLLEYMIPSSFVQWDEEIRNFGADCFSENQSFYQSARQLCHKIYTEFKYVSGFTTIHTPLKTVLKERKGVCQDFSHLAIACFRSLGFAARYISGYLETQPPPGKTKLQGSDATHAWVSVYAPGVGWCDFDPTNDLVPQEKHITTAWGRDFGDVSPLRGIVFSTGKQTFKVGVDVIPV, encoded by the coding sequence ATGAATTATAAACTGGTTCATCAAACGCAGTATACGTATACGGGTAATGTGAATAACTATCACGGCATTGCCTGCCTGATGCCAAAGATTTCACCGCGTCAGAATTGTACAAATTTCGCTTTACAGATTACGCCGATGCCCGATGAGATCAGTCAGCGGACGGATTACTTTGGTAATACCCTGCATCATTTTTCCATCCATCAGCCGCATACGCAGCTGACCGTGCTGGCGACGAGTATGATTGAAACCCGCTCGTCGATCATTACCGATTTATTCATGACCAATCGGGAAGTGAAGGAGCAGTTACGCACGAATCATGCCCTGAAAACGCAGTTGCTGGAATACATGATTCCGAGTTCGTTTGTGCAGTGGGATGAAGAAATTCGCAACTTTGGGGCCGATTGTTTTTCTGAAAATCAGTCCTTTTACCAGAGTGCCCGGCAGCTCTGCCACAAAATTTACACGGAGTTCAAATACGTCTCTGGCTTTACGACGATCCATACGCCGCTCAAAACCGTGCTAAAAGAGCGGAAAGGGGTTTGTCAGGATTTTTCCCATTTGGCCATTGCCTGTTTCCGCAGTCTGGGTTTTGCGGCCCGGTACATTAGCGGTTATCTGGAAACGCAGCCCCCGCCGGGTAAGACCAAACTACAGGGTTCAGATGCTACGCATGCCTGGGTTTCGGTATACGCTCCGGGTGTAGGCTGGTGTGATTTTGATCCTACCAACGATTTGGTACCCCAGGAAAAACACATCACCACCGCCTGGGGTCGCGATTTCGGGGACGTCTCCCCGCTCAGGGGAATCGTTTTCAGTACGGGAAAACAGACGTTTAAAGTAGGAGTGGATGTGATTCCGGTTTGA
- a CDS encoding circularly permuted type 2 ATP-grasp protein: MVADTIHSLLDSYRTQLSSYDEILNADGSIKPHWEKLFQSLEKIGNLELKNRLQEIKNKIRENGVTYNVYEDPKGMNSPWKLDPIPFLIQKSEWESISKGLQQRAILLDLIFRDMYGERKLVKDGILPAELVFENTGFFRPCQDVKLPTEHQLVMYAADMARGPDGRMWVLDNRTQAPSGSGYALENRQIISKVMPELAEKQYVSRLSPFFTQIQQAIFRVFREKTDQLNVVYLTAGPNNETYFEQAYLASYLGFTLVQGNDLTVKNGYVWVKSIEGLQRVDIIIRRVDDEWCDPLELRGGSKLGVAGLLQVIRNGNVMVINPPGSSILENTALNSFLPSVSRYFLKEELLLPSVATWWCGQAKERQYVLENLHRLIIKKANRKQVFRSVYGRQLTFDQLQELRTQILQHPSEYVAQEEISFSTTPAFVNDRIEPRYAAIRAFLTATPAGYQVMQGGLTRSSPVKDKFTFSNQYGGIAKDTWIVSDETEIIPDRIRLPRQLFQKSQTSLPSRSAENLFWAARYGERTMAATTFLIITLNSLNLQRNFGTTTKTEHIEILLKTVSRLIRIEPGFSNETPESYKHPFAIITDSIANDAKRGTIASTIDSFLKAMIVVRERWNQVTWRTIDVIENIAQKLKQIQPKQNPNDIQNILNTLQYSLFTFYGIVSESLPRNNGFLLFETGKLIERILSKIVIMRSIFSARTERFIEHELIEATLMNHFALVNYRSAYKSNYEMEYMLDMVLLDKQVPSSLAYLLQALEQTIAQLPHASERLNDAQKAVLRASTQIQLIDVAELSTVSGDAMPYEKLDQLLAEVYGLILSVSDFTANLYFNHTATQHSITETIMDLENEL; encoded by the coding sequence ATGGTAGCAGATACGATTCACTCCTTGCTGGATTCATACCGAACGCAGCTGAGTTCTTACGATGAAATATTGAACGCCGACGGTAGCATTAAGCCGCACTGGGAGAAATTATTTCAGTCGTTGGAAAAAATTGGGAACCTGGAACTGAAGAATCGCTTACAGGAGATCAAGAATAAAATTCGGGAAAATGGGGTAACGTATAATGTATACGAAGACCCTAAAGGAATGAACAGTCCCTGGAAACTCGACCCCATTCCTTTTTTGATCCAGAAGTCCGAATGGGAATCCATTTCGAAGGGATTGCAGCAACGGGCGATCCTGCTGGATTTGATTTTCCGGGATATGTACGGCGAACGCAAGCTGGTGAAAGATGGGATTTTACCCGCCGAGCTGGTGTTTGAAAATACGGGTTTCTTCCGTCCCTGTCAGGATGTAAAACTGCCCACGGAACACCAACTGGTGATGTACGCGGCTGATATGGCTCGTGGCCCGGACGGTCGGATGTGGGTACTCGATAATCGCACGCAGGCTCCCTCAGGCTCGGGCTACGCTCTGGAAAACCGGCAGATCATTAGCAAGGTCATGCCGGAGCTGGCCGAAAAACAGTACGTTAGTCGACTTTCACCCTTTTTTACGCAGATTCAGCAGGCCATCTTTCGGGTGTTCCGGGAAAAAACGGATCAGCTCAATGTGGTGTATCTCACGGCGGGCCCTAATAACGAGACGTACTTCGAGCAGGCGTATCTGGCTTCGTACCTGGGTTTTACGTTGGTCCAAGGCAATGACCTTACCGTCAAGAATGGCTACGTCTGGGTGAAATCCATTGAAGGCTTGCAGCGGGTGGACATCATCATTCGCCGGGTAGACGATGAATGGTGCGACCCTTTGGAACTACGTGGCGGCTCTAAACTGGGCGTAGCCGGTTTACTTCAGGTCATCCGGAATGGCAATGTGATGGTGATTAACCCGCCGGGGAGTAGTATTCTCGAGAATACGGCTCTCAACTCCTTTTTACCTTCGGTCAGTCGGTACTTCTTGAAGGAAGAGCTGCTGTTACCATCCGTAGCAACCTGGTGGTGTGGGCAAGCCAAAGAGCGGCAGTATGTGCTGGAGAATCTACACCGACTCATCATTAAAAAAGCCAATCGCAAACAGGTATTCCGTTCCGTGTACGGTCGACAGCTTACATTCGATCAGTTACAGGAGTTACGGACTCAGATCCTCCAACACCCGAGCGAATACGTAGCTCAGGAAGAGATCAGTTTTTCAACGACACCTGCTTTCGTCAATGACCGAATTGAACCCCGGTACGCCGCCATCCGTGCCTTTCTGACGGCCACTCCGGCGGGGTATCAGGTCATGCAGGGTGGGTTGACGCGAAGTTCACCCGTGAAAGACAAATTCACCTTTTCCAATCAGTACGGTGGAATCGCCAAGGATACCTGGATTGTGTCGGATGAAACCGAAATCATACCCGATCGTATTAGGCTGCCCCGGCAGTTATTCCAGAAATCCCAGACGTCCCTGCCCAGTCGTAGCGCCGAAAACCTGTTTTGGGCGGCTCGCTACGGGGAGCGAACCATGGCGGCAACTACGTTTCTGATCATTACGCTTAATTCCCTGAATCTGCAGCGGAATTTCGGTACGACCACCAAGACTGAGCACATTGAAATCCTGCTCAAGACCGTATCCCGCCTGATTCGAATTGAGCCCGGTTTCTCGAATGAAACCCCGGAATCATACAAGCATCCGTTTGCGATTATTACCGACAGCATCGCCAATGACGCTAAACGCGGTACGATCGCTTCCACGATTGACTCGTTCCTGAAGGCCATGATTGTCGTACGCGAACGCTGGAATCAGGTAACCTGGCGTACCATCGACGTGATCGAAAATATTGCCCAGAAGCTTAAGCAGATTCAGCCTAAACAAAATCCGAACGACATTCAGAATATACTGAATACGCTGCAATACAGCCTGTTTACATTCTATGGAATTGTGAGTGAATCGTTACCGCGTAACAACGGGTTTTTACTGTTTGAAACGGGCAAACTGATTGAACGCATTTTGTCCAAGATTGTGATCATGCGTTCCATCTTCAGTGCCCGAACCGAACGGTTCATTGAGCACGAACTCATCGAAGCTACGTTGATGAACCACTTTGCTTTGGTGAATTATCGTTCGGCCTACAAGTCTAATTACGAGATGGAATACATGCTGGATATGGTTCTGCTGGATAAACAGGTACCTTCCTCACTGGCGTACTTATTACAGGCACTCGAACAGACCATTGCTCAGTTGCCCCACGCTTCCGAGCGGTTGAATGATGCTCAGAAAGCTGTATTGCGAGCTTCCACGCAGATTCAACTCATCGATGTAGCCGAGCTGAGTACCGTAAGTGGCGATGCCATGCCCTACGAAAAACTGGATCAACTGCTAGCGGAAGTATACGGATTGATTTTGTCGGTATCGGATTTTACGGCCAATCTGTACTTTAACCATACGGCTACGCAGCATTCGATTACGGAAACGATAATGGACCTTGAAAATGAATTATAA
- a CDS encoding SulP family inorganic anion transporter: MTTRLNLFDLSQKVDYKTELLSGLTVALALIPEAIAFALIAGLSPLTGLYAAFTMGLVTSIFGGRPGMISGATGAVAVVIVSLAKSHGVEYIFATVVLAGFIQLAAGLLRLGKFIRLVPHPVMFGFVNGLAIVIFLAQLDQFKVNDASGTLRWMKGPALWLMLGLVVLTMLIIWGLPKLTKAIPASLTAIVVVSAAVIGLQIDTKTVGDIASVQGSLPPFHLPAVPFSLETLQLILPYSFIVAGVGLIESLLTLNLIDEITETKGRSNKECMAQGLANIVTGLFSGMGGCAMIGQSLINISSGARARLSGIVASVMLLLFIMFGASLIEQLPMAALTGVLIMVCIGTFEWASFKTIGKMPTSDVFVIVVVTLVTVFLHNLALAVGVGVVISALVFAWENAKRIRARKYVDEQGTKHYEIFGPLFFGSIHAFNEKFDVSSDPQEVVIDFAESRVADMSAIEALNALTRRYRVAGKMVHLRHLSPDCRKLLQNAESMIEVNILEDPTYRVASDLE; this comes from the coding sequence ATGACTACCCGATTAAACCTGTTCGACTTATCGCAAAAGGTCGACTACAAAACGGAATTGCTTTCGGGCCTTACCGTAGCCCTGGCCCTGATTCCCGAAGCCATTGCCTTTGCCCTCATTGCGGGCCTTTCACCCCTGACGGGCCTGTACGCGGCCTTTACCATGGGTTTGGTTACGTCGATTTTTGGGGGCCGCCCCGGTATGATCTCAGGAGCCACCGGAGCCGTGGCCGTGGTAATCGTCAGTCTGGCGAAATCGCACGGGGTTGAATACATTTTTGCTACCGTCGTGCTGGCTGGATTCATTCAGCTGGCGGCGGGGCTATTACGGCTGGGCAAGTTCATTCGGCTGGTACCGCACCCGGTCATGTTCGGGTTTGTGAACGGGCTGGCGATTGTGATTTTTCTCGCTCAGCTCGATCAGTTCAAAGTAAACGATGCCAGCGGCACCCTACGCTGGATGAAGGGCCCGGCCTTGTGGCTCATGTTGGGACTGGTAGTACTGACCATGCTCATCATCTGGGGACTACCCAAACTGACGAAAGCGATTCCCGCCTCACTCACGGCAATCGTAGTCGTGTCGGCGGCCGTCATTGGCTTACAGATCGATACCAAAACCGTGGGCGATATTGCTTCGGTACAGGGAAGTTTGCCGCCCTTTCACCTTCCAGCAGTACCTTTTTCGCTGGAAACCCTGCAACTTATTCTCCCCTACTCGTTCATTGTGGCGGGCGTAGGACTCATCGAAAGCCTGCTAACGCTTAACCTGATTGATGAAATTACCGAAACCAAAGGTCGCAGCAATAAGGAATGTATGGCTCAGGGACTAGCCAATATTGTCACCGGATTATTCTCGGGCATGGGCGGCTGTGCGATGATCGGTCAAAGTCTGATTAATATTTCTTCGGGAGCACGGGCCCGACTGTCGGGAATTGTTGCGTCCGTGATGCTGCTTTTATTCATCATGTTCGGAGCCAGTCTGATTGAGCAGCTACCGATGGCGGCCTTAACCGGTGTACTGATCATGGTTTGTATCGGAACCTTTGAATGGGCCAGTTTCAAAACCATCGGCAAAATGCCCACTTCCGACGTATTCGTTATCGTAGTGGTAACGCTGGTGACGGTTTTCCTGCACAACCTGGCGTTGGCCGTCGGCGTAGGCGTCGTGATTTCGGCCCTGGTGTTTGCCTGGGAAAACGCCAAACGCATTCGGGCCCGGAAGTACGTGGACGAGCAGGGAACGAAGCATTACGAGATTTTCGGTCCGCTGTTTTTTGGTTCGATTCACGCCTTCAATGAAAAATTCGACGTCAGCTCCGATCCGCAGGAAGTGGTGATTGATTTTGCGGAGAGTCGGGTGGCGGATATGTCAGCCATTGAAGCCCTGAATGCTCTGACGCGTCGCTACCGGGTGGCGGGTAAAATGGTACATCTACGCCATCTAAGTCCCGATTGTCGAAAGCTTTTACAAAATGCGGAATCGATGATTGAAGTGAATATTCTGGAAGATCCGACGTATCGGGTGGCTTCGGATTTAGAGTAA